One genomic region from Spirosoma sp. KCTC 42546 encodes:
- the def gene encoding peptide deformylase → MILPIIAYGDPVLRKRAKDIEPGSLDVKTLSENMFETMYAASGVGLAAPQIGQSIRMFVVDGEPLNEDEPEEDIDSTLIGFKKVFINPEIIEEAGDDWGFEEGCLSIPGIRGEVFRPEIIVIRYFDIDWKEHEEEYEGMAARIIQHEYDHLDGKLFTDYLPTLRRTLIKKKLADISKGKTDAEYKMKFPK, encoded by the coding sequence ATGATTCTCCCAATTATTGCCTACGGCGATCCGGTCTTACGGAAGCGCGCCAAAGATATTGAACCCGGTAGCCTCGATGTGAAAACGCTGAGTGAGAATATGTTTGAGACGATGTATGCCGCATCGGGTGTTGGACTGGCAGCTCCGCAAATCGGGCAGAGCATTCGGATGTTTGTGGTGGATGGTGAACCACTCAATGAAGATGAGCCCGAAGAAGATATTGATTCTACGCTGATCGGTTTCAAAAAAGTATTTATCAACCCCGAAATCATTGAAGAAGCGGGCGACGATTGGGGATTTGAAGAAGGTTGCCTGAGTATTCCGGGCATTCGGGGCGAAGTGTTCCGACCCGAGATTATCGTAATTCGCTACTTCGATATCGACTGGAAGGAGCATGAAGAAGAATATGAAGGCATGGCTGCCCGTATCATTCAGCATGAATACGACCACCTCGATGGTAAACTCTTCACCGATTACCTGCCTACCCTCCGCCGGACACTTATCAAGAAAAAACTGGCCGACATCTCGAAAGGCAAAACGGACGCCGAGTATAAAATGAAGTTCCCAAAATAA
- a CDS encoding TonB-dependent receptor has protein sequence MKLLVPSVLVALILFIAPLATWAQVTTSGLSGHITDAKKEALVGATVQAVYTPTGTKYAAVTDIDGRYRINNMNAGGPYEVVVTYVSYQTASRNDVVLQLGETTNLNFTLQDASTQLSEVVVKANREAERQGAGLSVSGETIRRLPTISRSLTDMTRLSPQVNNNNSFAGTNFRYNNVTVDGAINNDAIGFSPSLGGSTGTSGQPGSSTRTNPISLDAIQDIQVAVAPFDVRLGNFLGGSVNAVTRSGTNEVTGSVYGFTRNASLTGSWNGASDAKEKLPSTFYEYQTGVRVGLPLIKNKLFFFTNEEITRRQDPVQFQAGSPSSLIKDVAVAQQISDFVKTNYGLDAGSYGDYSIYAKSTKLFNRIDWNINDKNQLSIRNNTVFSEATNLERDAQNFRFGSIDFKQTNNQSSTVAELKSQFGGRASNSLILGYSNVHDFRNTLSNVRTFPQVEIAYNGGTIFLGNDREASVFNLRQKTFEVTDNFTFYLGKNTFTVGTHNEFYTIDYGFVNSPNGRISYAGTGAIAASNTPARSGLDNFFLKLPNRVRGSYPFGDATNNLDTQFNNPYAHFNVNLMSFYVQDDIQLSDRLKLSPGVRFDYSGLPNKPTLSSQVTGSAGDPTNMGTTYSFTPLNQITNSFLNNVQISPRLGFNFDVKGDKSVVIRGGTGLFTGRIPFAWLGYAFYNNGVGYGAYDFNNNATATTKLVGDPLVPNGGLLINNNPANGGVTRTQVDLIDNNFKMPQMFRNNIAVDYTVNGYKLTVEGLYTKVIQDLKFQQVNTKDVVRYYSYDTQQQQPIYVAANGSAGAQRIDNNFANAYLLSNTNKGYRYSITAQIQKNYAAGFGFSTAYTYGKSYDLTNGIRNSMESNWQLNQSLSPNNPQLAYSNFDIRNRIVGTINYRKLWNPRNATTVTLFYALQSGTPFSWGYVNSTVDGTGQANSLAYIPKDLAEAQKLLPTGTQATDFMAFVESDSYLKTRKGTFTERNGGRTPWNNTMDLRFLHEFKLKGRQSIQISYDIINFLNLLDKKLGYSYFSPNTFNSTASIGLSRTNNPTTGDPTFTWSAPAAPYSIDPLGSRWQMQIGARYTF, from the coding sequence ATGAAATTACTTGTTCCTTCTGTACTAGTTGCACTTATCCTTTTTATAGCCCCATTGGCCACCTGGGCACAAGTAACAACCAGCGGGCTTAGTGGACATATTACCGATGCCAAGAAAGAAGCCCTGGTTGGAGCAACGGTACAAGCAGTTTACACGCCAACCGGCACCAAATATGCCGCTGTTACAGATATTGACGGGCGATACCGTATTAATAATATGAATGCAGGTGGTCCTTACGAAGTCGTTGTCACCTATGTAAGTTATCAAACCGCCAGTCGTAATGATGTTGTACTTCAACTGGGCGAAACAACTAATCTTAACTTTACCCTTCAGGATGCCAGCACACAACTAAGCGAAGTTGTCGTGAAAGCCAATCGGGAAGCAGAACGGCAGGGAGCAGGTCTCAGCGTGAGTGGAGAAACCATCCGCCGGTTACCCACTATTTCGCGGAGCCTGACCGATATGACGCGTTTATCGCCACAGGTCAATAATAACAACTCATTTGCGGGTACGAACTTCCGGTATAATAACGTAACCGTAGATGGCGCGATCAATAACGACGCCATTGGTTTTAGTCCCTCGCTAGGCGGATCAACCGGCACATCAGGCCAACCGGGTTCGAGTACACGTACAAATCCAATTAGCCTCGATGCCATTCAGGACATTCAGGTTGCCGTGGCACCGTTTGATGTACGCCTGGGTAACTTTTTGGGTGGATCGGTCAATGCAGTAACACGCAGTGGCACCAATGAAGTAACAGGTTCCGTTTATGGATTTACCCGAAATGCCAGCTTAACCGGCTCATGGAATGGTGCATCGGATGCCAAAGAAAAGCTGCCCAGTACATTTTACGAGTATCAAACAGGCGTCCGGGTAGGGCTTCCGCTTATCAAAAATAAACTCTTTTTCTTCACCAACGAAGAAATTACCCGTAGGCAGGACCCCGTCCAGTTTCAGGCTGGTTCACCCAGCTCCTTGATTAAAGACGTTGCCGTTGCCCAGCAAATCAGCGATTTTGTCAAAACAAACTATGGCCTTGATGCTGGTTCCTATGGCGACTACTCGATTTATGCTAAAAGCACGAAGTTATTCAACCGTATTGACTGGAATATCAATGACAAAAACCAGTTGAGTATCCGTAACAATACGGTGTTTTCAGAAGCAACGAACCTGGAACGGGATGCACAAAATTTCCGGTTTGGTAGTATCGACTTTAAACAGACCAACAATCAAAGTAGCACAGTTGCTGAGTTAAAAAGTCAGTTTGGTGGTCGGGCGTCAAACAGTTTGATCCTTGGTTATTCAAACGTTCATGATTTCCGAAACACCTTATCCAATGTCAGGACCTTTCCACAAGTTGAGATTGCCTATAATGGCGGTACGATATTTTTAGGAAATGACCGGGAAGCATCGGTATTCAACCTGCGTCAGAAAACCTTTGAGGTAACCGATAACTTTACCTTCTATCTGGGAAAAAATACCTTTACGGTTGGTACGCACAACGAATTTTACACGATCGACTACGGGTTTGTCAATTCGCCTAACGGACGGATTTCTTACGCAGGTACAGGAGCTATTGCCGCTTCGAATACGCCTGCCCGAAGTGGTTTGGATAATTTCTTCCTCAAATTACCGAACCGGGTTCGAGGCTCCTACCCCTTTGGTGATGCCACGAACAACCTGGATACTCAATTCAACAATCCATATGCACACTTCAATGTCAACCTGATGAGTTTCTACGTTCAGGATGATATTCAGCTTAGCGACCGTCTGAAGCTTTCTCCTGGTGTTCGTTTCGATTACTCAGGCCTGCCAAACAAGCCAACGCTTAGCTCACAGGTAACGGGGTCGGCTGGTGATCCAACGAATATGGGTACTACCTATAGCTTCACACCCCTAAACCAAATTACCAATAGCTTTTTGAATAATGTTCAGATCTCCCCTCGCTTAGGCTTTAACTTCGATGTAAAGGGCGACAAAAGCGTAGTTATTCGGGGTGGAACGGGCTTGTTTACCGGTCGGATTCCATTTGCCTGGTTAGGCTATGCGTTCTACAACAATGGCGTAGGTTACGGTGCGTATGACTTTAATAACAACGCCACGGCAACCACCAAACTGGTAGGCGACCCACTTGTTCCGAACGGCGGATTACTGATCAATAATAACCCAGCCAACGGCGGTGTAACCCGGACTCAGGTCGACCTGATTGACAATAATTTCAAAATGCCTCAGATGTTCCGCAACAACATCGCCGTCGATTATACAGTAAATGGCTATAAGCTTACCGTTGAAGGTTTGTACACGAAAGTGATTCAGGACCTGAAGTTTCAGCAGGTAAATACCAAAGATGTAGTCCGGTATTACAGCTATGATACACAACAACAGCAGCCAATTTATGTAGCCGCAAACGGATCGGCGGGTGCTCAGCGGATCGATAATAATTTTGCGAACGCTTACCTGTTATCGAACACCAATAAAGGGTATCGGTACAGTATTACGGCTCAGATCCAAAAGAACTACGCTGCTGGCTTCGGGTTTTCAACAGCTTATACCTACGGAAAATCGTATGACCTGACAAACGGTATCCGAAATTCAATGGAATCGAACTGGCAGTTGAACCAGTCATTGAGCCCAAACAACCCCCAGCTGGCTTACTCAAACTTCGATATTCGGAACCGCATTGTGGGTACGATCAACTACCGTAAGCTATGGAATCCACGTAATGCGACTACCGTTACGTTGTTCTACGCCTTACAATCGGGCACACCATTTTCGTGGGGCTATGTCAACTCAACTGTTGATGGAACAGGACAGGCCAATAGCTTAGCCTATATTCCTAAAGATCTGGCCGAAGCGCAGAAGCTTTTACCAACAGGAACACAAGCAACTGACTTTATGGCCTTTGTGGAGTCAGATTCGTATCTAAAAACACGTAAAGGAACCTTTACCGAGCGTAACGGTGGACGTACACCCTGGAACAATACGATGGATCTGCGGTTTCTGCATGAGTTCAAATTGAAAGGCCGTCAGTCGATTCAGATCAGCTACGACATTATTAATTTCCTGAATCTGCTGGACAAAAAACTGGGCTATTCTTATTTCTCTCCCAACACATTCAACTCGACGGCATCGATTGGTCTCTCTCGGACAAACAACCCGACAACCGGCGACCCAACCTTTACCTGGTCAGCTCCGGCGGCTCCCTATTCAATTGATCCGCTTGGTTCACGCTGGCAGATGCAGATTGGCGCGCGGTATACGTTCTAA
- a CDS encoding amidohydrolase — protein sequence MNITLLQTELYWHDPVANRAMLEERIFNLAEPTDLIVLPEMFTTGFTMEAQAVAEPMNLTTFRWMKQMAAQTGAVVTGSYVIQEKRGYFNRLIWMQPDGQFDTYDKRHLFRMAGEDKVYTAGTRRIIKEWKGWRICPLVCYDLRFPVWSRNRQADSTDFEYDLLLYVANWPSVRRNPWNILLQARAIENLSYVAGVNRVGTDHTGHLYSGDSAVIDFKGDVLFRHSDTEMVHQQTLSLDELRAFRTKFPANLDADSFTID from the coding sequence ATGAACATTACCCTCCTCCAAACTGAACTTTACTGGCACGACCCCGTAGCAAATCGGGCTATGCTGGAGGAGCGTATTTTTAATTTAGCCGAGCCAACGGATCTGATTGTTTTGCCCGAGATGTTTACAACGGGTTTTACCATGGAGGCACAGGCCGTAGCTGAGCCTATGAATCTGACAACATTCCGTTGGATGAAGCAAATGGCTGCACAAACGGGCGCGGTAGTAACGGGTAGCTATGTAATACAGGAAAAAAGGGGTTATTTCAATCGACTGATCTGGATGCAGCCTGATGGTCAGTTCGATACGTACGACAAACGTCATCTGTTTCGGATGGCTGGCGAAGACAAGGTCTATACGGCTGGAACTCGCCGAATTATAAAAGAATGGAAAGGCTGGCGTATTTGCCCACTCGTTTGTTACGATCTGCGCTTCCCGGTCTGGAGTCGTAACCGCCAGGCCGATTCTACCGATTTCGAGTACGATTTACTGCTTTACGTGGCGAACTGGCCATCCGTCCGACGTAATCCATGGAATATACTTCTGCAAGCTCGCGCTATTGAGAATTTAAGCTATGTGGCGGGGGTCAACCGGGTAGGTACAGACCATACGGGACATCTCTATTCAGGGGACTCAGCCGTAATCGACTTTAAAGGAGATGTGCTTTTTCGACACTCTGACACAGAAATGGTCCATCAGCAAACACTCTCGCTGGATGAGCTGCGGGCGTTTCGGACGAAGTTTCCGGCAAATCTGGATGCTGATAGCTTTACAATAGACTAG
- a CDS encoding M14 family zinc carboxypeptidase, which produces MKYIHVVLLLTLVMSLPLQAQDLSRQLHDAHETFKEKSFTHRRFKHKDILSLLNALGGPLAVSQVGESLEKRSIHQVKAGTGQTKVLLWSQMHGDEATATMAMFDIFNFLQAKNDGFDELRQTILANTSLYFVPMLNPDGAERFQRRTATDIDMNRDALRLQTPEGALLKNLQQTLKPLVGFNLHDQNPRYGVGKTGKQAVVSFLATAYDEERNINDVRQRSMQLIVGMNRALQQFVPGQVARYDDEFEPRAFGDNIQKWGTTLILIESGGFKGDPEKMTIRKLNFVAILTALKAIADGSYKQENSTDYQAIPENGRALFDVLIRNATVIREGRPVIVDIGINHNEVNSKSASAFYYKSSVDDIGDLSTFYGLEEIDATGLTLVPAYMYPDTLDSAADLAKLDLPALRRDGIVVFNVRKAQKKNLPTQAVHLLSEGVVPAQPLELEQIPTFLLKKGNKIQYQFVNGFWKENQSTPQNGVID; this is translated from the coding sequence ATGAAATACATACATGTAGTTTTACTGCTTACACTAGTAATGAGTTTACCCCTTCAAGCCCAGGATTTATCACGTCAGTTGCATGACGCACACGAGACGTTTAAAGAGAAAAGCTTTACACACCGTCGATTCAAGCATAAAGATATTCTATCGTTGCTAAATGCGCTGGGTGGCCCGCTCGCCGTCAGTCAGGTGGGAGAGTCATTGGAGAAACGGTCGATTCACCAGGTAAAAGCTGGAACAGGTCAAACCAAGGTGTTGCTCTGGAGCCAGATGCATGGTGATGAAGCCACGGCGACGATGGCGATGTTCGATATCTTTAACTTTCTTCAGGCAAAAAACGATGGTTTCGATGAGCTAAGGCAGACAATATTAGCTAACACAAGCCTGTATTTCGTCCCGATGCTCAATCCTGATGGAGCTGAGCGCTTTCAGAGAAGAACGGCTACGGATATCGACATGAACCGGGATGCCCTGCGTCTGCAAACCCCCGAAGGAGCGCTCCTGAAAAATCTACAACAAACCCTTAAACCGCTGGTGGGCTTTAATCTGCACGACCAAAATCCTCGCTACGGTGTAGGTAAAACCGGGAAACAGGCGGTGGTGTCGTTTCTGGCAACCGCCTACGATGAAGAGCGAAACATTAACGACGTTCGGCAGCGTTCCATGCAGCTCATTGTAGGCATGAATCGGGCGTTACAACAGTTTGTGCCGGGGCAAGTTGCCCGCTATGACGATGAGTTTGAGCCACGCGCTTTCGGCGACAATATTCAGAAATGGGGTACTACGCTGATCCTGATTGAGTCGGGTGGCTTTAAAGGCGATCCAGAAAAGATGACCATTCGAAAACTAAATTTTGTTGCCATTCTGACCGCTCTGAAAGCCATCGCCGATGGATCGTACAAGCAGGAAAATAGTACAGATTACCAGGCTATTCCCGAAAATGGCCGTGCGCTGTTCGACGTACTTATTCGTAATGCAACCGTCATCCGGGAAGGCCGACCTGTTATTGTGGATATTGGGATCAATCATAATGAAGTCAATAGTAAATCCGCAAGCGCATTTTACTACAAGAGCAGTGTTGACGATATTGGCGATCTGTCAACGTTTTACGGGCTGGAAGAAATCGACGCCACCGGTTTAACCCTGGTTCCGGCTTATATGTACCCAGATACACTCGATTCGGCAGCTGACCTCGCTAAGCTCGATTTGCCAGCCCTCCGACGCGATGGTATTGTGGTGTTTAACGTTCGAAAGGCACAGAAAAAAAATCTCCCGACTCAGGCTGTTCATCTACTGAGTGAAGGCGTAGTGCCCGCCCAACCGCTTGAGTTAGAACAAATTCCAACATTCTTATTGAAAAAAGGCAATAAAATTCAGTACCAATTTGTCAATGGTTTTTGGAAAGAGAACCAAAGCACTCCGCAAAACGGGGTGATTGACTAG
- a CDS encoding DUF4301 family protein, which yields MAFTEQDQDQILVQGVSLDQIDQQINYFVHGFPFLNVIKAATIGDGIVRIEEDQIPAYIHRFDAAAHERDLVKFVPASGAATRMFKSLFAAMDGKSDKSVDEVFTRLTDFAFYEDLKAAMAAKGQDLDKAVAENERKTVLQFLLTDEGLEYGSLPKGLLKFHQYIDGPRTPVEEHLVEGAAYANSDGLVKIHFTVSPEHRDRFETLIDEQKADYEAWLGVTFDITFSEQKKSTDTISVNLDNSPFRNADGSLLFRPAGHGALIENLNDIQADIVFIKNIDNVVPDEIKEPTVTYKKVLAAVLLDAQQQIARIQGLLDSEEVSDGYLAEADELFRRTLFTLPPEGFEDLSKEEKVGYFRRKLDRPVRACGMVKNVGEPGGGPFWARNQDGSVSLQVVESAQIDLANPAQKAIFDEATHFNPVDLVCGLKDHNGRKYDLPAYRDPLTGFITAKSKDGKDLKAQELPGLWNGAMADWNTIFVEVPLITFNPVKTVNDLLRKEHQPA from the coding sequence ATGGCATTTACTGAGCAGGATCAGGACCAGATTCTGGTACAGGGCGTATCGCTCGACCAGATTGACCAACAGATAAACTATTTCGTTCACGGCTTCCCATTCCTAAACGTCATCAAAGCCGCTACTATTGGCGATGGTATCGTTCGAATTGAGGAAGACCAGATACCGGCCTACATTCACCGCTTCGATGCGGCTGCTCATGAGCGTGATCTGGTCAAATTCGTGCCGGCTTCGGGAGCCGCGACCCGAATGTTTAAATCGCTTTTTGCCGCCATGGATGGCAAATCAGACAAATCGGTCGATGAAGTGTTTACCCGACTGACCGACTTTGCTTTTTATGAAGACTTGAAAGCCGCAATGGCAGCCAAGGGCCAAGATTTGGACAAAGCCGTTGCCGAAAATGAGCGGAAAACCGTTTTACAGTTTTTACTGACTGACGAAGGTCTGGAGTACGGCAGTTTGCCCAAAGGCTTACTTAAATTCCACCAATACATTGACGGTCCTCGTACACCGGTAGAAGAGCATTTGGTAGAAGGAGCCGCCTACGCCAATTCGGATGGATTGGTTAAAATCCATTTCACCGTCTCGCCCGAACACCGCGACCGGTTTGAGACACTAATTGACGAACAGAAAGCCGATTACGAAGCCTGGCTGGGTGTTACCTTCGATATTACGTTCTCTGAACAGAAAAAATCGACGGATACCATTTCGGTAAACCTGGACAATTCGCCTTTCCGTAACGCTGATGGATCACTATTATTCCGTCCGGCGGGTCATGGTGCACTGATCGAGAATCTTAATGATATTCAGGCTGACATCGTTTTTATTAAAAACATTGACAATGTTGTTCCTGATGAGATTAAAGAGCCAACTGTAACCTACAAGAAAGTGCTGGCAGCCGTATTGCTCGATGCTCAGCAACAGATTGCCCGGATACAGGGTTTGCTGGACAGCGAAGAGGTGAGTGATGGTTACCTGGCCGAAGCCGACGAGCTTTTCCGCCGTACCCTATTTACGCTACCTCCCGAAGGCTTCGAGGACTTGTCGAAAGAGGAGAAGGTAGGTTACTTCCGTCGGAAACTGGATCGGCCTGTACGTGCCTGCGGGATGGTAAAAAACGTTGGCGAACCAGGTGGTGGGCCATTCTGGGCCAGAAATCAGGATGGTTCCGTTTCGTTACAGGTGGTTGAGTCAGCTCAAATTGACTTAGCAAACCCAGCCCAAAAAGCCATTTTTGATGAGGCTACCCACTTCAATCCAGTTGATTTAGTTTGTGGACTGAAAGACCATAACGGACGCAAATATGATCTTCCTGCCTACCGTGATCCACTAACGGGCTTCATTACAGCTAAATCGAAAGATGGAAAAGATCTCAAGGCGCAGGAGTTGCCTGGCCTCTGGAACGGCGCTATGGCCGACTGGAATACGATTTTCGTAGAAGTACCCCTTATTACGTTCAATCCGGTAAAAACGGTTAATGATCTGCTACGGAAAGAACACCAACCAGCGTAA
- a CDS encoding HAD family hydrolase has protein sequence MKLIAFDADDTLWVNEPNYVDVKEKLCELLSHHIDQETLALRFYDAQIRNLNIFGYGAKSFILSMIETAIELTNGAITGTEIQQIIDIGRRLIDFPIEVFDGVPEVLEMLSKRFDLMVLTKGDLFDQESKIARSGLGHYFKHVEIVSEKNEQAYLRILQRYAIQPADFLMIGNSLKSDILPVVHIGGRAIHIPYSITWAHEQVADDQLTGKSFITLEHMRELLDLL, from the coding sequence ATGAAACTAATTGCGTTTGATGCCGACGACACGCTATGGGTTAACGAACCAAATTACGTAGATGTTAAAGAGAAATTATGTGAACTGCTGTCGCACCACATCGATCAGGAGACACTTGCCCTGCGATTTTATGATGCGCAGATCAGGAACCTGAACATATTTGGATATGGGGCAAAGAGTTTCATTCTCTCAATGATTGAAACGGCAATAGAGTTAACAAACGGAGCCATCACAGGTACTGAGATTCAGCAAATTATCGACATTGGGCGACGGTTAATCGACTTCCCGATTGAGGTGTTCGATGGTGTGCCCGAGGTATTGGAAATGCTATCCAAACGATTTGACCTAATGGTGCTGACCAAAGGTGATCTCTTCGATCAGGAAAGCAAGATAGCCCGCTCAGGCTTAGGCCATTATTTTAAGCATGTTGAAATCGTCAGTGAAAAAAACGAACAGGCTTATCTGCGAATATTACAACGATATGCTATTCAACCGGCTGATTTTCTGATGATTGGCAACTCACTTAAGTCGGATATACTGCCCGTGGTTCACATTGGTGGACGAGCGATCCATATACCCTACTCGATCACCTGGGCGCATGAGCAGGTTGCCGATGATCAGTTAACCGGTAAATCGTTTATAACGCTGGAGCATATGCGCGAGTTACTGGACCTGCTCTAG
- a CDS encoding APC family permease: MAQNQLKKLLGVGFGVAVTIGGTIGTGILRKPGPIAQDIGNPTLIIAVWLIVGVYALAGSLSVMELGTMLPKAGGWYVYARRAFGNYAGFIIGISSWLGSVSAMAFGAAVMSEYMGLLSPSLVAYQKTIAIGILVIFVAFHSIGVQFASRAQEVMSVLKGVGLLVFVLVCFIITPDQPVAVSTSNIRPLAEGGVWLGILAALQSVFYTYDGWHTAAYFTEEDVDPSRNLPRSMISGVLLIIGIYILVNLALLYVLPVETLAGSKLPAADAVQVLFGPGSAQVVTFMLMISIMGIINAQIMFNPRTIFAMGRDGLFFRFVTHVNSGGTPTYATILTAGASTLMILTNTYSKLSDIATFFFVLCYASAFAALLRLRQTEPELPRPVRAWGYPFTTWVLLIASLAFLLGVIIGDFSSSLYAVGFIAVSYPVYLLIKR; encoded by the coding sequence ATGGCCCAGAATCAACTCAAAAAATTGTTAGGCGTCGGTTTTGGCGTGGCCGTTACTATTGGTGGCACTATTGGTACGGGTATCCTTCGGAAGCCTGGCCCTATTGCCCAGGACATTGGAAATCCAACCCTTATTATAGCCGTTTGGCTGATTGTTGGTGTGTATGCCTTAGCCGGTTCATTATCGGTAATGGAACTGGGCACCATGCTACCCAAAGCAGGAGGCTGGTACGTATATGCACGCAGGGCGTTTGGCAATTATGCCGGTTTTATCATTGGCATTAGCAGTTGGCTTGGCAGTGTATCGGCTATGGCGTTCGGAGCAGCGGTCATGAGCGAATATATGGGTTTGCTTTCCCCATCGCTCGTTGCGTATCAAAAAACCATAGCTATAGGAATTTTAGTAATTTTTGTGGCTTTTCACTCCATTGGGGTGCAGTTTGCCAGCCGGGCACAGGAGGTAATGAGCGTACTGAAAGGCGTTGGTTTGCTGGTGTTTGTGCTTGTTTGCTTTATTATAACACCCGATCAACCTGTAGCTGTTTCGACCAGCAACATAAGGCCGCTGGCCGAAGGGGGCGTCTGGTTAGGAATTCTGGCTGCTCTCCAATCCGTTTTTTATACGTACGATGGCTGGCACACCGCGGCTTATTTCACTGAGGAGGACGTAGACCCGAGCAGAAACCTACCCCGCTCAATGATTAGCGGGGTTTTATTGATCATTGGTATTTATATCCTGGTCAACCTCGCCCTGCTCTATGTTCTTCCTGTGGAGACGCTGGCGGGTTCGAAACTACCTGCTGCCGATGCAGTCCAGGTACTCTTTGGTCCAGGCAGTGCCCAGGTCGTCACGTTCATGCTGATGATCTCGATCATGGGCATTATCAACGCACAGATCATGTTTAACCCGAGAACCATATTCGCCATGGGTCGTGATGGGTTATTTTTTCGGTTCGTTACGCATGTGAACTCAGGAGGTACACCCACGTACGCGACCATCCTCACGGCAGGAGCTTCCACCTTAATGATCCTGACCAATACATACAGTAAACTCTCCGACATTGCTACGTTCTTTTTCGTACTCTGTTACGCATCAGCTTTTGCTGCACTACTTCGGCTCCGTCAAACAGAACCCGAACTCCCCCGGCCTGTGCGGGCGTGGGGGTACCCTTTTACTACATGGGTCCTGCTCATTGCCTCGCTCGCTTTTCTACTAGGAGTTATTATCGGCGATTTTTCGAGTAGCTTATATGCGGTTGGATTCATAGCGGTGAGCTATCCCGTGTATTTGTTAATCAAGCGATAA
- a CDS encoding Rrf2 family transcriptional regulator: MISKKAKYAIKALKVLTEEYGKGPVLISYISAKENIPKKFLEAILLELRNHGILQSQKGKGGGYLLRVDPGRVNLAQVLRVIDGPIAPTPCVSFNFYVKCDDCNDEVTCALRPIMERVRDANLGVYENTTLLTFQNPASLETKEIPIGANTTELVESSANRMTA; the protein is encoded by the coding sequence ATGATCTCTAAGAAAGCGAAGTATGCCATTAAGGCGCTTAAGGTTTTGACTGAAGAGTACGGGAAAGGTCCCGTCCTGATTTCGTACATTTCAGCGAAAGAAAATATCCCCAAAAAATTCTTAGAGGCTATCCTCCTGGAACTTCGTAACCACGGTATTCTGCAGAGTCAGAAGGGGAAAGGCGGTGGTTATCTGTTACGTGTTGATCCGGGTCGGGTAAATCTGGCGCAGGTACTTCGCGTAATTGATGGGCCCATTGCACCAACTCCCTGCGTATCGTTTAACTTCTATGTGAAGTGTGATGACTGCAACGATGAAGTCACTTGCGCACTACGACCTATTATGGAGCGGGTGCGGGATGCGAACCTCGGGGTATATGAAAATACAACCTTGCTAACGTTCCAGAATCCGGCTTCACTCGAAACGAAAGAAATTCCCATAGGCGCCAATACCACCGAATTGGTTGAATCGTCAGCGAATCGAATGACTGCCTAA
- the crcB gene encoding fluoride efflux transporter CrcB: MRILLMHPYVLVFVGGGVGSLARYVAGRLIPATLTGSLFPNAILFVNVLASFILGAVVGWVLNRSAGEEARLLIGVGFCGGLSTFSSFSYDTVVLLQNGRIGAALLNIGLNVLLCLLASTGGLWLGRGL; the protein is encoded by the coding sequence ATGAGAATCCTGCTGATGCATCCCTATGTGCTAGTCTTCGTAGGTGGAGGAGTTGGTAGTTTGGCGCGTTACGTTGCTGGGCGTTTGATTCCAGCCACGCTCACCGGGTCGCTCTTTCCCAATGCTATTCTGTTTGTCAATGTATTGGCCAGCTTTATATTGGGAGCGGTGGTAGGGTGGGTACTTAATCGGTCGGCGGGAGAGGAAGCTCGTTTATTGATTGGCGTAGGATTCTGTGGCGGACTTAGTACCTTTTCAAGTTTCAGCTATGATACGGTTGTACTCTTACAAAATGGTCGTATTGGCGCGGCCTTATTGAATATCGGCTTAAACGTGCTACTCTGTTTATTGGCTTCGACGGGTGGACTTTGGCTTGGACGAGGTTTATAA